Proteins encoded by one window of Mustela erminea isolate mMusErm1 chromosome 7, mMusErm1.Pri, whole genome shotgun sequence:
- the HRH3 gene encoding histamine H3 receptor, whose translation MERTPPDGPLNASGALAGEAAAAGGARGFSAAWTAVLAALMALLIVATVLGNALVMLAFVADSSLRTQNNFFLLNLAISDFLVGAFCIPLYVPYVLTGRWPFSRGLCKLWLVVDYLLCTSSVFNIVLISYDRFLSVTRAVSYRAQQGDTRRAVQKMVLVWVLAFLLYGPAILSWEYLSGGSSIPEGHCYAEFFYNWYFLITASTLEFFTPFLSVTFFNLSIYLNIQRRTRVRLDGVRDPEPAPDAQSSPPAAAPGCWGCWHKGRGEAMPLHRYGVGVGEAAPGTEAGEVALGGGSGGGAAASPTSSSGSSSRGTERPRSLKRGSKPSASSASLEKRMKMVSQSITQRFRLSRDKKVAKSLAVIVSIFGLCWAPYTLLMIIRAACHGHCVPDYWYETSFWLLWANSAVNPVLYPLCHYSFRRAFTKLLCPQKLKVQPHSSLERCWK comes from the exons ATGGAGCGCACGCCGCCCGACGGGCCGCTGAACGCGTCGGGGGCGCTGGCGGGCGAGGCGGCGGCTGCAGGCGGGGCGCGCGGCTTCTCCGCCGCCTGGACCGCGGTGCTGGCCGCGCTCATGGCGCTGCTTATCGTGGCCACGGTGCTCGGCAACGCGCTGGTCATGCTCGCCTTCGTGGCCGACTCGAGCCTCCGCACCCAGAACAACTTCTTTCTGCTCAACCTCGCCATCTCCGACTTCCTCGTGG GGGCCTTCTGCATCCCACTCTATGTGCCCTACGTGCTGACTGGCCGCTGGCCCTTTAGCCGGGGTCTCTGCAAACTGTGGCTGGTGGTGGACTATCTGCTCTGCACGTCCTCTGTCTTCAACATCGTGCTCATCAGCTACGACCGCTTCCTGTCGGTCACCCGCGCC GTGTCCTACCGGGCCCAGCAGGGCGACACACGGCGGGCGGTGCAGAAGATGGTGCTGGTGTGGGTCCTGGCCTTCCTGCTGTACGGGCCTGCCATCCTGAGCTGGGAGTACCTGTCGGGCGGCAGCTCCATCCCAGAGGGCCACTGCTATGCCGAGTTCTTCTACAACTGGTACTTCCTCATCACGGCCTCCACACTCGAGTTCTTCACACCTTTCCTCAGCGTCACTTTCTTCAACCTGAGCATCTACCTGAACATCCAGAGGCGCACCCGCGTCCGGCTGGATGGCGTGCGGGACCCCGAGCCCGCACCTGATGCCCAGTCCTCGCCCCCAGCGGCTGCGCcgggctgctggggctgctggcacAAGGGGCGAGGGGAGGCCATGCCGCTGCATAGGTACGGGGTCGGGGTGGGCGAGGCAGCCCCTGGCACGGAGGCCGGGGAGGTGGCCCTCGGGGGCGGTAGCGGTGGGGGCGCCGCGGCCTCGCCCACCTCCAGCTCCGGCAGCTCCTCCAGGGGCACAGAGCGGCCGCGCTCGCTCAAGCGGGGCTCCAAGCCCTCGGCGTCCTCGGCGTCCCTGGAGAAGCGCATGAAGATGGTATCCCAAAGCATCACCCAGCGCTTCCGGCTGTCGCGGGACAAGAAGGTGGCCAAGTCGCTGGCCGTCATCGTGAGCATCTTTGGGCTCTGCTGGGCCCCATACACACTCCTGATGATTATCCGGGCCGCCTGCCATGGCCACTGCGTCCCCGACTACTGGTATGAGACCTCCTTCTGGCTGCTGTGGGCCAACTCCGCCGTCAACCCTGTCCTCTACCCGCTGTGCCACTACAGTTTCCGACGAGCCTTCACCAAGCTGCTCTGCCCCCAGAAGCTTAAAGTCCAGCCCCATAGCTCCCTGGAGCGCTGCTGGAAGTGA